The Verrucomicrobium spinosum DSM 4136 = JCM 18804 genome includes a region encoding these proteins:
- a CDS encoding BlaI/MecI/CopY family transcriptional regulator: MAELPALSKREREIMDIVFARGSVTVSDLLSEMSDPPTRSALRSLLTILEDKGHLQHGKQGREFTYRPTIARQEAGRSALSRAIHTFFSGSLGKALAAHLSDPGASYSEEELRSISEFIESKRKEHTRTASSLSTQTPPSPKSKS; encoded by the coding sequence ATGGCAGAATTACCAGCCTTAAGCAAACGAGAGCGGGAGATCATGGACATCGTGTTCGCCCGCGGCAGTGTCACCGTATCTGACCTGCTCTCCGAAATGAGCGATCCGCCCACCCGGTCGGCCTTGCGGTCGCTGTTGACCATTTTGGAGGACAAAGGCCATCTGCAGCACGGCAAACAAGGACGCGAATTCACCTATCGGCCCACGATCGCCCGCCAGGAAGCGGGGCGGTCCGCTCTCAGCAGAGCCATCCACACTTTCTTCTCGGGCTCCTTGGGCAAGGCTCTGGCCGCTCACCTCTCAGATCCTGGCGCGAGCTACAGCGAGGAAGAGCTTCGCTCAATCTCAGAATTCATCGAGTCGAAGCGGAAAGAGCACACTCGTACGGCCTCTTCCCTCAGCACACAGACTCCTCCTTCACCCAAGTCAAAATCATGA
- a CDS encoding M56 family metallopeptidase, with the protein MNLMLLNHSDLAALSPLLVTFTVQVTLLFLASGLALGTFGQRWSASNRHALLLATALLVPLLIPTSMALQNQGVSWTILTTEAEGATKLPGASGSWKLASAPSPEEPQAEPGSFTPTSPPSGGAGDSGPAQEWDTTHYLVAIWATGLLAGAAWLMLGLLQLAGVARMSHQASSHLQAALDRQLAHWAWAPGFQVKLLRGRPGEIPMTWGVFQHVITLPPEADGWPAYALRTVLRHELGHVARRDFLWLTCARVCLLACWFHPLAWWLLKELARSAEHASDDLATASISGRAAYARNLVQVVSRCHTPGRFGLTSPFRLALAMARSSALRRRVEALMEHQRDRAPYRRALLKWQAPACALLVLALGSFTACKQENRVETVEPPVPAAGLAGSTDDGVDASPARKPDETRIYRLSEELRRLLLIGASRDNTAGVDPFASPPSPVPTTTVHAKTLERYATAARLHLINHGHVSHRADHPPQVIMPDIRTLIVTADEPTHNAIATYFAQRDSDQQVLIRSFILEVEQGWLPWSDYGLQEPSKDGLQVQGILSKEQGQKLLTHVQSDKSVQSLTAAPSVATRSGQRTHVDMVREFIYPTEFDPPQLAQPPTTKDGKPIPGLGNLPIFPTTPTAFEMRPVGLRMEFDPVVQPGNVHRIELYWEITDFLGFMNYGNPIKAQVKDQNGKEKELLISENKIQQPIFETLKLTTSFSARDGEYVVIGGIRPQRRAPTPVDSSAVFTPAMPKPKSADPSKPSMYILILQPTVVTNAATK; encoded by the coding sequence ATGAATCTGATGCTCCTGAACCATTCCGACTTGGCCGCCCTGAGCCCGCTGCTTGTGACCTTCACCGTGCAGGTCACTCTGCTCTTTCTCGCGAGCGGATTGGCGCTTGGGACATTCGGTCAACGATGGTCAGCCTCAAACCGGCATGCGCTGCTGTTGGCTACCGCCTTGCTGGTGCCCCTTCTGATCCCTACATCGATGGCACTTCAGAATCAGGGCGTGAGTTGGACGATTCTGACGACTGAAGCAGAAGGTGCCACGAAATTGCCCGGCGCATCAGGTTCATGGAAACTGGCCTCGGCCCCCTCTCCGGAGGAACCCCAAGCCGAGCCTGGCTCTTTTACCCCGACAAGCCCCCCCTCGGGTGGAGCAGGAGACAGTGGACCCGCCCAAGAATGGGACACCACGCACTACTTAGTGGCGATCTGGGCGACCGGCCTGTTGGCAGGTGCTGCCTGGCTCATGCTAGGATTGTTGCAACTCGCGGGAGTGGCCCGTATGAGTCATCAGGCGAGCAGCCATCTGCAGGCTGCCCTGGATCGGCAACTCGCTCACTGGGCATGGGCACCTGGCTTCCAGGTAAAACTGCTGCGCGGCCGCCCCGGCGAGATCCCGATGACTTGGGGTGTCTTCCAGCACGTCATCACCCTGCCTCCGGAAGCGGACGGATGGCCCGCCTACGCTCTTCGCACTGTGCTTCGCCATGAACTCGGCCATGTGGCCAGGCGCGATTTCCTATGGCTCACTTGCGCACGGGTTTGCCTTCTGGCCTGCTGGTTCCATCCCCTGGCATGGTGGTTGTTGAAAGAACTCGCCCGAAGCGCTGAGCATGCCAGCGATGATCTGGCCACGGCATCGATTTCGGGGAGGGCTGCCTATGCCCGGAATCTTGTGCAAGTGGTGTCTCGCTGCCATACGCCCGGCCGATTTGGGTTGACCTCCCCTTTCCGCCTGGCACTCGCCATGGCGCGCTCGTCCGCACTGCGACGTCGGGTGGAAGCCCTGATGGAGCACCAGCGTGATCGCGCACCGTACCGCCGGGCACTTTTGAAATGGCAGGCCCCTGCATGCGCCCTCCTGGTTTTGGCACTGGGCAGCTTCACCGCGTGCAAGCAAGAGAATCGCGTGGAGACGGTGGAACCACCCGTTCCAGCCGCAGGCCTCGCCGGCAGCACAGACGATGGCGTGGATGCAAGTCCTGCCAGGAAGCCCGACGAGACCCGCATTTATCGTCTGTCGGAAGAGTTGCGGAGGTTGTTGCTCATTGGTGCTTCGAGAGACAATACCGCGGGCGTCGATCCCTTCGCGAGCCCACCCTCCCCTGTCCCTACCACGACGGTTCATGCGAAAACTTTGGAGAGGTATGCCACCGCAGCTCGTCTCCACTTGATCAACCACGGACACGTTTCCCACCGCGCGGATCATCCTCCGCAAGTCATCATGCCAGACATCCGCACGTTGATCGTGACGGCGGACGAACCAACGCACAACGCGATCGCCACTTACTTCGCCCAGCGCGACTCGGACCAACAGGTGTTGATTCGCAGCTTCATCCTCGAGGTTGAGCAAGGCTGGCTGCCCTGGAGCGACTACGGTCTGCAAGAACCGTCCAAAGATGGACTGCAGGTTCAGGGCATTCTGAGCAAGGAGCAGGGGCAGAAGTTGCTGACACACGTCCAGTCCGACAAGAGTGTCCAAAGCCTCACGGCCGCCCCCTCGGTAGCGACGCGTTCAGGCCAGCGCACGCATGTGGACATGGTGAGGGAGTTCATTTATCCCACCGAGTTCGACCCGCCGCAACTGGCGCAACCACCCACCACCAAGGACGGCAAGCCCATCCCAGGTCTCGGCAACCTGCCCATCTTCCCCACCACGCCCACCGCATTTGAAATGCGCCCCGTGGGACTGAGGATGGAATTTGACCCTGTCGTTCAGCCCGGCAACGTCCACCGCATCGAACTCTATTGGGAGATTACTGACTTCCTTGGGTTCATGAATTACGGCAACCCGATCAAGGCCCAGGTCAAAGATCAAAACGGCAAGGAGAAGGAATTGCTGATCTCCGAGAACAAGATTCAGCAGCCGATCTTTGAAACTCTGAAACTCACCACAAGTTTCTCCGCTCGTGATGGAGAGTATGTGGTGATCGGTGGCATCAGACCCCAGCGCCGCGCTCCGACCCCTGTGGACTCAAGCGCTGTGTTCACCCCGGCCATGCCAAAACCGAAATCCGCCGACCCATCCAAGCCATCGATGTACATCCTGATTCTACAGCCCACCGTGGTGACGAACGCTGCGACAAAATAG